One window of Burkholderia thailandensis E264 genomic DNA carries:
- a CDS encoding polyprenyl synthetase family protein: MSSTASPSLSAAHLLTPIASDMEQVNRVIRQSLASDVLLINQIAEYIIGAGGKRLRPALLLLVAGALGEHTSQKHVLAAVVEFIHTATLLHDDVVDESELRRGRKTANALFGNAASVLVGDYLYSRSFEMMVGVGKMRVMEILSEATTIISEGEVLQLLNMHDADVDEARYMQVIRYKTAKLFEAAARLGAVLAGADAPTEAAAAEYGRRIGTAFQIMDDWLDYAGTAEAMGKNAGDDLREGKPTLPLIYLIERGTPEQSTLAREAIEHGGTDRFDTIFDAITRSGALDHTLECARQEAQAAAAAISSFPPSIFKESLLELCFYSTSRQS, encoded by the coding sequence ATGTCGTCGACTGCCTCCCCCTCCCTCAGCGCCGCCCACCTGCTCACCCCGATCGCAAGCGACATGGAGCAGGTGAATCGCGTCATCCGGCAAAGCCTCGCGTCCGACGTGCTGCTGATCAATCAGATCGCCGAGTACATCATCGGCGCGGGCGGCAAGCGGCTGCGGCCGGCGCTTCTCCTGCTCGTCGCGGGCGCGCTCGGCGAACACACGAGCCAGAAGCACGTGCTCGCGGCCGTCGTCGAATTCATCCATACGGCGACGCTGCTGCACGACGACGTCGTCGACGAATCCGAGCTGCGGCGCGGCCGCAAGACCGCGAACGCGCTGTTCGGCAATGCGGCGAGCGTGCTCGTCGGCGATTACCTTTACTCGCGCTCGTTCGAGATGATGGTGGGCGTCGGCAAGATGCGCGTGATGGAGATCCTGTCCGAGGCGACGACGATCATCTCCGAAGGCGAAGTGCTGCAACTCTTGAACATGCACGATGCCGACGTCGACGAAGCCCGCTACATGCAGGTGATCCGCTACAAGACGGCGAAGCTGTTCGAGGCCGCCGCGCGGCTCGGCGCGGTGCTCGCGGGCGCCGACGCGCCGACGGAAGCCGCCGCCGCCGAGTATGGCCGCCGCATCGGCACCGCGTTCCAGATCATGGACGACTGGCTCGACTATGCGGGCACCGCCGAAGCGATGGGCAAGAACGCCGGCGACGATTTGCGCGAAGGCAAGCCGACGCTGCCGCTCATCTATCTGATCGAACGCGGCACGCCCGAGCAGTCGACGCTTGCCCGCGAAGCGATCGAGCACGGCGGCACCGATCGCTTCGACACGATCTTCGACGCGATCACGCGCTCGGGCGCGCTCGACCATACGCTCGAATGCGCTCGCCAGGAGGCTCAAGCGGCCGCAGCAGCAATTTCCTCGTTCCCCCCTTCCATTTTCAAAGAGAGCCTGCTAGAATTATGTTTTTACTCGACGTCACGCCAGTCTTGA
- the rplU gene encoding 50S ribosomal protein L21 has product MYAVIKTGGKQYKVAVGEKLKVEQIPADIDAEITLDQVLAVGEGESIQFGTPLVSGASVKATVVSHGRHAKVTIFKMRRRKHYQKHGGHRQNYTELRIDAINA; this is encoded by the coding sequence ATGTACGCGGTCATAAAAACCGGCGGCAAGCAGTACAAGGTTGCCGTTGGCGAAAAACTGAAAGTAGAACAGATACCGGCAGACATTGACGCAGAAATCACGCTCGACCAGGTTCTCGCAGTGGGCGAAGGCGAATCGATTCAGTTCGGTACGCCGCTGGTCAGTGGGGCTTCCGTCAAGGCTACCGTCGTATCTCACGGTCGTCATGCCAAGGTCACCATCTTCAAGATGCGTCGCCGGAAGCACTACCAAAAGCACGGCGGCCACCGCCAGAACTACACCGAGCTGCGCATCGACGCGATCAACGCGTAA
- the rpmA gene encoding 50S ribosomal protein L27: MAHKKAGGSSRNGRDSESKRLGVKVYGGQAINAGGIIVRQRGTRMHAGENVGMGKDHTLFALVDGHVKFTTKGAAKKHTVVVVPAAA; this comes from the coding sequence ATGGCACACAAAAAAGCAGGCGGCTCGTCCCGGAACGGCCGCGACTCCGAGTCGAAGCGTCTCGGCGTCAAGGTGTATGGCGGCCAGGCGATCAACGCGGGCGGCATCATCGTGCGTCAACGCGGCACGCGCATGCATGCGGGCGAAAACGTCGGCATGGGCAAGGACCACACGCTGTTCGCGCTGGTCGACGGCCACGTGAAGTTCACGACGAAGGGCGCGGCCAAGAAGCACACGGTCGTCGTCGTTCCGGCCGCTGCCTGA
- the cgtA gene encoding Obg family GTPase CgtA — protein MKFIDEARIEVIAGDGGDGSASMRREKFVPFGGPDGGDGGRGGSVYVIADRNINTLIDYRYAKKHMARNGENGRGSDCYGKGGDDVTLRMPVGTVINDMDTGELIADLTEHDQKVLVAKGGAGGLGNLHFKSSTNRAPRQKTDGKPGERRMLKLELKVLADVGLLGMPNAGKSTFISSVSNAKPKIADYPFTTLAPNLGVVRVGPGKSFVIADIPGLIEGAAEGAGLGHQFLRHLQRTGLLLHLVDLAPFDESVDPVAEAKAIVGELRKYDESLYQKPRWLVLNKLDMVPEDERRTRVVDFIERFGWTGPVFEISALTGQGCEGLVYAIYDYLAEHSDAHRAELAEDLASDVRFRDASGAGGEPHEREADAP, from the coding sequence ATGAAGTTCATTGACGAAGCGCGAATCGAGGTCATCGCCGGGGACGGGGGCGATGGCAGCGCGTCGATGCGCCGCGAGAAATTCGTTCCGTTCGGCGGACCGGACGGCGGCGACGGCGGCCGCGGCGGCAGCGTGTACGTGATCGCGGATCGCAACATCAATACGCTGATCGACTACCGGTACGCGAAGAAGCACATGGCGCGCAACGGCGAGAACGGCCGCGGCTCGGATTGCTACGGCAAGGGCGGCGACGACGTCACGCTGCGCATGCCGGTCGGCACCGTCATCAACGACATGGATACGGGCGAGCTGATCGCCGATCTGACCGAGCACGACCAGAAGGTGCTCGTCGCGAAGGGCGGCGCGGGCGGCCTCGGCAACCTGCATTTCAAGTCGAGCACGAACCGCGCGCCGCGCCAGAAGACGGACGGCAAGCCGGGCGAGCGGCGCATGCTGAAGCTCGAACTGAAGGTGCTCGCGGACGTCGGCCTGCTCGGGATGCCGAACGCGGGCAAATCGACGTTCATTTCGTCGGTGTCGAACGCGAAGCCGAAGATCGCCGATTATCCGTTCACGACGCTTGCGCCGAATCTCGGCGTGGTGCGCGTCGGGCCGGGCAAGAGCTTCGTGATCGCCGATATTCCGGGTCTGATCGAAGGCGCGGCGGAAGGCGCGGGCCTCGGCCATCAGTTTCTGCGGCATTTGCAGCGCACGGGTTTGCTGCTGCATCTCGTCGATCTCGCGCCGTTCGATGAAAGCGTCGATCCCGTCGCGGAGGCGAAGGCGATCGTCGGCGAGCTGCGCAAGTACGACGAATCGCTGTATCAGAAGCCACGCTGGCTCGTGTTGAACAAGCTCGACATGGTGCCGGAGGACGAGCGCCGCACGCGCGTCGTCGATTTCATCGAGCGCTTCGGCTGGACGGGCCCCGTGTTCGAGATTTCCGCGCTGACGGGGCAGGGCTGCGAAGGCCTTGTCTATGCGATCTACGATTATCTCGCCGAGCATTCGGATGCGCATCGCGCCGAGCTCGCCGAGGATCTGGCTTCGGACGTGCGCTTTCGCGACGCGTCGGGCGCAGGCGGCGAGCCGCACGAGCGCGAAGCCGACGCGCCCTGA
- the proB gene encoding glutamate 5-kinase — protein sequence MRSIIADSKRLVVKVGSSLVTNDGRGLDHDAIGRWAAQIAALRNEGKEVVLVSSGAIAEGMQRLGWSRRPREIDELQAAAAVGQMGLAQVYESRFAEHGIRTAQILLTHADLADRERYLNARSTLLTLLRLGVVPIINENDTVVTDEIKFGDNDTLGALVANLIEGDALIILTDQQGLFTADPRKDPGATLVAEASAGAPELEAMAGGAGSSIGRGGMLTKILAAKRAAHSGANTVIASGRERDVLLRLASGEAIGTQLIARTARMAARKQWMADHLQVRGHVVIDAGAVDKLTAGGKSLLPIGVVAVQGVFARGEVIACVNDAGREVARGITNYSSAEAKLIQRKPSGEIEAVLGYMLEPELIHRDNLVLV from the coding sequence ATGCGTTCGATCATCGCCGATTCGAAGCGCTTGGTAGTGAAAGTCGGCTCGAGCCTCGTCACCAACGATGGCCGCGGGCTCGATCATGACGCCATCGGCCGATGGGCTGCCCAGATCGCCGCGCTGCGCAACGAGGGCAAGGAAGTGGTGCTTGTCAGCTCGGGGGCGATCGCGGAAGGAATGCAGCGCCTGGGCTGGAGCAGGCGGCCGCGCGAGATCGACGAGCTGCAGGCTGCCGCGGCGGTCGGGCAAATGGGGCTCGCGCAGGTGTATGAAAGCCGTTTTGCCGAGCACGGAATCCGCACCGCGCAGATTCTCCTCACGCACGCCGATCTTGCTGACCGCGAACGCTACCTGAACGCGCGCTCGACGCTTCTCACGCTGCTGCGGCTCGGCGTCGTGCCGATCATCAACGAGAACGACACCGTCGTCACCGACGAAATCAAGTTCGGCGACAACGACACGCTAGGCGCGCTCGTCGCGAACCTGATCGAAGGTGACGCGCTCATTATCCTGACCGATCAGCAGGGGCTTTTCACGGCCGATCCGCGCAAGGACCCGGGCGCGACGCTCGTTGCCGAGGCAAGCGCCGGGGCGCCGGAGCTCGAAGCGATGGCGGGCGGCGCGGGCTCGAGCATCGGCCGCGGCGGCATGCTGACGAAGATTCTCGCGGCGAAGCGCGCTGCGCACAGCGGCGCGAACACGGTGATCGCGAGCGGTCGCGAGCGCGACGTGCTCTTGCGGCTCGCGTCCGGCGAGGCGATCGGCACGCAACTGATCGCGCGTACCGCTCGGATGGCGGCGCGCAAGCAGTGGATGGCGGATCACCTGCAGGTGCGCGGCCACGTCGTTATCGATGCGGGCGCGGTCGACAAGCTGACGGCAGGCGGCAAGAGCCTGTTGCCGATCGGCGTCGTCGCCGTGCAGGGCGTGTTCGCGCGTGGCGAAGTGATTGCGTGCGTCAATGATGCAGGCCGCGAAGTCGCGCGCGGGATCACCAATTACAGCAGCGCCGAAGCGAAGCTGATCCAGCGCAAGCCGAGCGGCGAAATCGAAGCGGTGCTCGGCTACATGCTCGAGCCTGAACTGATCCATCGGGACAATCTCGTGCTCGTCTGA
- a CDS encoding CNP1-like family protein, whose product MKAIALAAASIAAAAALAGCAHSNTPSNKDDSEFVYLLDRQPQWTENKVEKLPPLPQTSDLLPFNVSQNTPLKFFVDSKSLDVGTDGVVRYIVVVTSPAGARNVNYEGIRCDTYEWRQYAGLNADHDGWDRTIETDWQRIENGELNAYHAALYQDFFCANKMPAAKRPTIIENIRYNRTQLNQIR is encoded by the coding sequence TTGAAAGCGATTGCTCTTGCCGCCGCGTCGATTGCCGCGGCCGCCGCGCTGGCCGGCTGCGCACATTCGAACACCCCGTCCAACAAGGACGACAGCGAGTTCGTCTACCTGCTCGACCGTCAGCCGCAGTGGACTGAAAACAAGGTCGAGAAGCTGCCGCCGCTGCCGCAAACGAGCGATCTGCTGCCGTTCAACGTATCGCAAAACACGCCGCTCAAGTTCTTCGTCGATTCGAAGTCACTCGACGTCGGCACGGACGGCGTCGTTCGCTACATCGTCGTCGTGACGAGTCCGGCGGGCGCGCGCAACGTCAATTACGAAGGCATTCGCTGCGACACCTACGAATGGCGCCAGTACGCGGGCCTGAACGCCGACCACGACGGCTGGGACCGCACGATCGAGACCGACTGGCAGCGGATCGAGAACGGCGAGCTGAATGCGTACCACGCGGCGCTCTATCAGGACTTCTTCTGCGCGAACAAGATGCCGGCGGCCAAGCGTCCGACGATCATCGAGAACATCCGCTACAACCGAACGCAACTCAATCAGATCCGCTGA